A DNA window from Sulfitobacter noctilucicola contains the following coding sequences:
- a CDS encoding cytochrome b561: MQTRRSFLKILHWALLPLFVWFILVTPDDVLPFGPRAFQAHSILALIFVTLCLLWTADYLRKGLAGRPGPKLGPRARIAHQLMHKALIWGLFGIALGGFLLGLTSPILLKAGGFLPIAPPLNLQQANHIIGQIHIFEFYLVGVIAAGHAVFHCWRHIYLRDNALRIMAPKVFHRFL; the protein is encoded by the coding sequence ATGCAAACGCGCCGCAGCTTCCTCAAGATACTCCACTGGGCGCTTCTGCCTTTGTTTGTGTGGTTCATCCTCGTGACACCGGACGATGTTTTGCCATTCGGCCCCCGCGCCTTTCAGGCACATTCCATTCTTGCGCTGATATTTGTGACGCTCTGTTTGCTATGGACCGCCGATTATCTTCGCAAAGGTTTGGCAGGCCGACCGGGACCAAAGCTTGGCCCCCGTGCGCGGATCGCGCATCAGCTGATGCACAAGGCTTTGATCTGGGGATTGTTCGGTATTGCGCTGGGTGGGTTTCTTTTGGGCCTGACCTCGCCCATCCTTTTGAAAGCCGGTGGTTTCCTCCCAATTGCACCGCCGCTGAACCTCCAGCAGGCCAATCACATCATCGGCCAGATCCATATCTTTGAATTCTATCTGGTCGGGGTCATTGCAGCGGGTCACGCCGTGTTTCATTGCTGGCGACATATTTACCTGCGCGACAACGCCCTGCGCATCATGGCACCCAAGGTGTTTCACAGATTTCTGTAG
- a CDS encoding nitroreductase has protein sequence MTSYDTLTQTLTSRYSCRAFKPDPVPDDTITQIVDAARHVPSWCNAQPWQVTITKGEATDAFRALMIETATKGTLPAPDLEWPTKYSGDYSERRRTCGFQLYDAVGIEKSDRAERAAQMLRNYALFDAPHVAMIHSPSELGPYGAMDTGGFVTAFTLAATALGVATIPQAAIAAYAPQVREHLGIADDRMILCAISFGYADETAPANAFRTERASPEQIIDWKS, from the coding sequence ATGACCTCATACGACACACTGACCCAAACGCTGACTTCGCGCTATTCCTGTCGGGCGTTCAAACCCGATCCGGTCCCGGACGACACAATCACGCAAATCGTCGACGCAGCCCGCCACGTTCCGTCATGGTGCAATGCCCAGCCTTGGCAGGTGACCATCACCAAGGGCGAGGCGACGGACGCATTCCGCGCACTCATGATTGAAACAGCGACCAAAGGCACCCTGCCCGCGCCTGATCTGGAGTGGCCGACAAAGTATTCCGGTGACTATAGTGAGCGCCGCCGCACCTGCGGTTTCCAGCTATACGATGCGGTGGGTATCGAGAAATCCGACCGTGCGGAGCGCGCTGCCCAAATGCTGCGAAACTACGCATTGTTCGATGCGCCTCACGTCGCAATGATCCACTCTCCGTCAGAGCTTGGACCATATGGGGCGATGGATACCGGAGGGTTCGTGACCGCCTTCACGCTGGCCGCGACCGCATTGGGTGTTGCCACAATTCCGCAGGCCGCAATTGCAGCTTATGCACCTCAGGTGAGGGAGCATCTTGGTATCGCGGATGACCGCATGATCCTTTGTGCGATCTCGTTCGGGTATGCAGATGAAACCGCACCAGCCAACGCTTTCCGCACGGAAAGAGCATCGCCGGAACAGATCATCGACTGGAAATCCTGA
- a CDS encoding HlyD family type I secretion periplasmic adaptor subunit, which translates to MTFINPNSLDAQMGRQMRGPSAVIWLCGATLLLFLIWATFAWVDEIVRAEGSMISSSRPQIIQNLEGGILAELEVGEGDIVEKGTVLARLHGTQFQSSVDDLRDQISAFEIRRLRLEAELAGQFDFAVPNEWAGRTPSIVESERALLLARQSDFVSRSDGAMRVLTEAKRERDLMNDLLERNIVSLIEATRARKAYADARIRHDEITTQTELDRAQEYSDVLKELSTLRQNLKASTDQLNRTVLTSPMRGIVNNLSVTTIGGVVRPGEEILQIIPLDEELFVEARVQPEDIAGLRPGQDATVKLSAYDYTIYGTLKGKVVLISADTYKDKNARDPDGNPHYKVTLQVDTEHLTARQASLQIRPGMQASVELHTGAKTVLQYLLKPLYKSKEAFREP; encoded by the coding sequence ATGACCTTTATCAACCCTAACAGCCTCGACGCCCAAATGGGTCGCCAGATGCGCGGTCCTTCCGCTGTCATCTGGCTTTGCGGCGCGACCCTTTTGTTGTTTCTTATCTGGGCCACATTCGCCTGGGTGGATGAGATCGTGCGCGCTGAAGGCTCGATGATTTCCAGCTCGCGTCCGCAGATTATCCAGAATCTTGAGGGCGGTATTCTGGCCGAGCTTGAAGTCGGCGAGGGGGATATCGTCGAGAAGGGCACAGTTCTTGCCCGCCTGCATGGCACGCAATTCCAGTCATCCGTAGACGACCTTCGCGATCAGATTTCCGCCTTTGAAATCCGCCGCCTGCGGCTTGAAGCAGAGCTTGCAGGACAATTTGATTTTGCGGTCCCCAATGAATGGGCCGGTCGCACGCCAAGCATCGTCGAGAGTGAGCGCGCGCTGTTGTTGGCGCGGCAGTCGGACTTTGTTTCCCGCTCTGATGGCGCGATGCGTGTCCTGACCGAAGCCAAACGTGAACGCGACCTGATGAACGATCTGCTTGAGCGCAATATCGTGTCGCTGATCGAGGCGACCCGCGCGCGCAAGGCCTATGCCGACGCCCGCATCCGCCACGACGAAATCACGACACAGACCGAGCTGGACCGTGCACAGGAATATTCCGATGTGCTGAAAGAGCTTTCGACGCTGCGCCAAAACCTGAAGGCATCGACCGATCAATTGAACCGCACAGTTCTGACCAGCCCGATGCGCGGCATTGTGAACAACCTATCCGTCACGACCATCGGTGGCGTTGTGCGTCCGGGCGAGGAGATCCTACAGATTATTCCGCTGGATGAAGAGCTGTTTGTCGAGGCACGCGTCCAGCCTGAAGACATCGCCGGTCTACGCCCCGGTCAGGATGCGACTGTGAAATTGTCGGCTTATGACTACACCATTTACGGGACGCTCAAAGGCAAGGTGGTTCTGATCTCTGCGGATACCTACAAGGACAAGAACGCACGCGATCCTGATGGCAACCCGCACTATAAGGTGACTTTGCAAGTAGATACCGAACATCTGACAGCGCGTCAGGCATCCTTGCAAATCCGCCCCGGTATGCAGGCAAGCGTTGAATTGCACACCGGTGCCAAGACGGTTTTGCAGTATCTGCTGAAGCCTCTGTACAAATCCAAAGAGGCGTTTAGAGAACCCTAG
- a CDS encoding ATP-binding cassette domain-containing protein: MTQKRAFTLTISNGNQGRIAAANASEQPVETGSDAGFADRIGVRAQLASVYAGLLGVEAVSRDLFEAIGGATREGAAAKDEATAIAHGLRSLGLLAQVTKVSSLSADVWPALAYMTSGQVLLVMGQSRGDLIIYDTTCPDNRAYVALSDFKPFFDGMLVRAEAPLSKVAETHKTESAKPHWFWSQFGRFKRQMGEIALGSFVANLLAVAVALFSLQVYDRVIPHQSEATLWVLAGGAALALLMEAFIKVARARLMDGAGRQIEVSVLQILMNRILGMRSDLKGQAPNQVFSSMREFGSVREFFTASTIGTIADIPFIFVFLFLVASIAGNVVWVLIAGGILMVIPGFILQKKMIRLTQETQGASAKSSRLLHETIFELDTLKTQRGEDRVARLWQELNTLQAMKSSEQRKLASTLTFWSQGVQQGTYVAAVITGTYLVFAGQFTVGSIIAVGILTGRTLSPLTQLAGTLARWGNVKSALDGLEMIAQAEQDAGEGRTYLRRETLNGHFELRDVSFRYEEDGAPTLDIKGLAILPGQKLAVLGANGSGKSSLLKLLSGLYAPEAGRVMIDGTEMNQIEPRDLRRLIGYLGQDVRLFAGTLRDNLNLTMLERDDARLLAALDFAGLGPFVQAHHKGLDLEIKDNGAGLSIGQRQSIGWARLWLQDPKICLLDEPTAALDQTLERTLVSRLEKWMEGRTAVIATHRAPILALTERTLVLQNGRMTIDGPKEKVLSHLASMKGQAA, encoded by the coding sequence TTGACCCAGAAACGCGCCTTTACGCTTACCATTTCGAACGGAAATCAGGGTCGTATCGCTGCGGCGAATGCTTCTGAGCAACCAGTAGAGACAGGGTCGGACGCCGGCTTTGCCGACCGGATCGGGGTGCGTGCGCAGCTCGCATCGGTCTATGCAGGATTGCTCGGTGTTGAAGCCGTTTCACGGGACCTGTTTGAAGCCATCGGTGGCGCGACCCGCGAGGGTGCGGCAGCTAAGGATGAAGCCACAGCCATCGCACATGGTCTGCGGTCCTTGGGGCTTTTGGCGCAGGTCACGAAAGTATCATCGCTGTCCGCAGATGTCTGGCCCGCTCTGGCTTATATGACTTCTGGTCAGGTTTTGTTGGTCATGGGGCAGTCGCGCGGCGATCTGATTATTTACGACACAACTTGCCCGGACAACCGCGCTTATGTGGCCCTCAGCGATTTCAAACCCTTCTTTGACGGCATGCTGGTCCGCGCCGAGGCACCTTTGTCCAAAGTGGCAGAAACGCATAAGACCGAGAGCGCCAAACCGCACTGGTTCTGGAGCCAGTTCGGTCGCTTCAAGCGTCAAATGGGCGAGATTGCTTTGGGGTCTTTCGTTGCGAATCTGCTCGCGGTGGCCGTGGCGCTGTTTTCCTTGCAGGTCTATGACCGCGTGATCCCGCACCAGTCCGAGGCAACGCTTTGGGTATTGGCAGGCGGTGCAGCACTCGCCCTGTTGATGGAAGCCTTCATCAAAGTAGCACGTGCACGTCTGATGGACGGTGCCGGTCGCCAGATTGAAGTGTCTGTTTTGCAAATCCTGATGAACCGCATTCTCGGGATGCGGTCCGATTTGAAAGGGCAAGCTCCCAATCAGGTCTTCTCTTCCATGCGCGAATTCGGGTCTGTTCGCGAATTCTTTACCGCCTCCACCATCGGCACGATTGCCGATATCCCGTTTATCTTTGTGTTCCTGTTCCTCGTGGCCAGCATCGCGGGCAACGTGGTCTGGGTCTTGATCGCAGGCGGTATCTTGATGGTGATCCCCGGTTTCATCCTCCAGAAGAAGATGATCCGCCTGACGCAGGAAACCCAAGGTGCGTCAGCCAAATCCTCGCGCCTGTTGCACGAAACTATTTTCGAACTCGATACGCTCAAGACCCAACGCGGCGAAGATCGTGTGGCGCGTCTTTGGCAGGAACTGAACACGCTTCAGGCGATGAAATCGTCAGAGCAGCGTAAACTGGCGTCGACACTTACTTTCTGGTCGCAAGGCGTCCAGCAGGGTACGTATGTTGCCGCAGTTATCACCGGTACATATCTGGTCTTTGCGGGACAGTTTACTGTCGGCTCCATCATCGCGGTCGGTATCCTGACGGGGCGCACCCTGTCACCCCTGACACAACTTGCCGGTACGCTGGCGCGTTGGGGTAATGTGAAGTCCGCACTGGATGGGCTGGAGATGATCGCACAGGCCGAGCAGGACGCGGGCGAGGGGCGTACCTATTTGCGTCGTGAAACTCTTAACGGTCATTTCGAGCTGCGCGATGTGAGCTTCCGCTACGAAGAGGACGGCGCGCCGACGCTCGACATCAAGGGCCTTGCGATCCTGCCGGGTCAGAAGCTGGCGGTGCTGGGTGCCAACGGATCGGGCAAGTCTTCGCTGCTCAAACTTCTTAGCGGTCTTTATGCCCCAGAAGCAGGGCGCGTCATGATCGACGGCACTGAGATGAACCAGATCGAGCCGCGCGATCTACGCCGTCTGATCGGCTATCTGGGTCAGGACGTGCGCCTTTTTGCGGGCACGTTGCGCGATAACCTGAACCTTACAATGCTGGAGCGTGACGATGCGCGGCTGTTGGCGGCATTGGACTTTGCGGGCCTTGGCCCCTTTGTTCAGGCGCATCACAAGGGTCTGGATCTTGAAATCAAGGATAACGGTGCGGGCCTCTCTATCGGGCAACGCCAATCGATCGGGTGGGCGCGTCTGTGGCTTCAAGATCCCAAGATCTGCTTGCTGGATGAACCCACCGCGGCCCTTGACCAGACGCTGGAGCGCACCTTGGTCAGCCGTTTGGAAAAATGGATGGAAGGTCGTACTGCCGTGATCGCAACGCACCGTGCGCCGATCCTTGCACTGACCGAGCGGACACTGGTCCTGCAGAACGGTCGTATGACGATTGACGGTCCAAAAGAAAAAGTACTGAGCCATCTGGCCAGCATGAAAGGGCAGGCGGCATGA
- a CDS encoding TolC family protein, whose protein sequence is MGHGVKRAIVVCASAFTLAGCLSDAGGGAGDFVARLKSPDANSVARPSHAEKVNSESVIIQGLMGRRSALPSGSSFDRVASAVLAANSRTAEAELRSARLRAEAASKNWLPKIGPSISLTSLGSLVANLVVDQVLFDNGRKKGEREFAVADVEVAAVNLAQDTNDRVHTALQLYVMAAEGREKAVLADASLRDMSHFEYIMSERVRGGVSDMSDVQILRQKLGEIRADRAANIETANTAVAELNAMSVEPLQGLRGVPAFSVSSSSAQPLDVVLAEAEKTRAIAAAKIERADQLPGLTAGGTIGENSDIGLRVSSDTLLGFGTGASLRAIEAAKEAAGRRVAQANEDANRKLRKLEGQIAAKSRQAAEAATLTKQAKRNLDIFQEQYDAGQRQVLDVVGVYETFARQQQAEVSLKYETAQLQIDLARLLGVLANGDDI, encoded by the coding sequence ATGGGGCATGGTGTAAAAAGGGCAATCGTGGTGTGTGCATCGGCATTCACACTTGCGGGATGTCTCTCTGATGCAGGTGGGGGCGCTGGCGATTTCGTGGCGCGGCTCAAATCACCTGATGCGAATTCTGTTGCACGGCCCAGCCATGCGGAAAAGGTAAATTCCGAAAGCGTTATCATTCAAGGGCTTATGGGCCGCCGCTCTGCTTTGCCATCGGGCAGCAGTTTTGATCGTGTCGCAAGCGCGGTACTCGCCGCGAATTCCCGCACAGCCGAAGCAGAATTGCGTTCGGCGCGCTTGCGTGCCGAGGCTGCATCAAAGAACTGGCTGCCCAAGATCGGCCCAAGCATCAGCCTGACTTCCCTGGGATCGCTGGTCGCCAATCTGGTTGTTGATCAGGTGCTGTTCGACAATGGCCGCAAGAAGGGCGAACGCGAGTTTGCTGTGGCGGATGTCGAAGTGGCTGCTGTGAACCTCGCTCAGGATACCAACGACCGTGTTCATACAGCGCTGCAGCTCTACGTGATGGCTGCTGAGGGGCGCGAGAAGGCCGTGCTGGCAGACGCGTCGCTGCGCGACATGAGCCATTTCGAATACATTATGTCAGAGCGCGTGCGCGGTGGGGTGTCGGATATGTCCGATGTCCAGATCCTGCGCCAGAAGTTGGGCGAGATCCGCGCCGATCGTGCTGCAAACATCGAAACCGCGAACACAGCTGTTGCCGAATTGAACGCCATGTCCGTCGAGCCCTTGCAGGGTTTGCGCGGCGTTCCGGCGTTCAGCGTGTCCTCATCATCTGCGCAACCGCTTGATGTTGTGCTTGCCGAGGCCGAAAAAACCCGCGCGATCGCGGCCGCCAAGATCGAGCGTGCCGACCAGTTGCCGGGCCTGACCGCAGGCGGCACAATCGGTGAAAATTCGGACATCGGTTTGCGGGTCAGCTCTGACACTCTGTTAGGATTTGGCACAGGTGCGTCCTTGCGTGCCATTGAGGCTGCAAAAGAAGCAGCGGGCCGCCGAGTGGCGCAGGCCAACGAGGACGCGAACCGCAAGCTGCGCAAGCTTGAGGGACAAATCGCCGCCAAGTCACGGCAGGCCGCAGAGGCCGCTACGCTGACAAAGCAGGCCAAGCGGAACCTCGATATCTTTCAGGAACAATACGATGCAGGCCAGCGCCAAGTGCTGGATGTCGTCGGTGTGTACGAGACTTTTGCCCGCCAGCAGCAGGCAGAGGTTTCTTTAAAGTATGAAACTGCACAGTTGCAGATTGATTTGGCGCGACTGCTGGGCGTTTTGGCCAACGGGGACGACATTTGA
- a CDS encoding DUF2927 domain-containing protein: MTGRKQIRSFKAVAAALGALVLVGCAAPAPVTPSLKPQARPAVVKPPAPPVVAKPTSQKSAMLRQYLHQVESAQLSQGLLRKDGGGADTPFTADMLARNFEQIAFFNEYDSALSGRGGASPLRRWAEPVRMEVIFGAGVPPSQRKSDTDTVNRYSRRLARATGHPISAIGAPNFLVIIASEDDRADALADAAGRVPGISLSSLNALRNLRRDTYCAVAAYAAGPDASTYTAAVAVIRAENPDLLRLSCIHEELAQGLGLANDSPAARPSIFNDDDEFALLTTHDELLLKMLYDKRLRAGMHAIEAAPITRIIAREMIAGPL; encoded by the coding sequence ATGACGGGGCGGAAACAGATCAGGTCTTTCAAAGCAGTCGCTGCCGCGCTCGGCGCGCTGGTGCTGGTCGGCTGTGCCGCGCCGGCTCCTGTGACCCCGTCCCTCAAACCACAGGCGCGCCCAGCGGTGGTAAAGCCGCCCGCGCCGCCCGTGGTCGCCAAGCCAACATCGCAGAAAAGCGCGATGCTGCGCCAGTATCTGCATCAAGTGGAAAGCGCGCAGCTTAGTCAGGGCTTGTTGCGCAAGGACGGCGGAGGCGCCGATACGCCCTTCACCGCCGATATGCTGGCGCGGAACTTCGAACAAATCGCGTTCTTCAATGAATACGACAGCGCCCTTTCCGGACGCGGTGGTGCAAGCCCGCTGCGCCGGTGGGCGGAACCGGTACGCATGGAGGTCATTTTCGGCGCTGGCGTGCCCCCTTCACAACGCAAGTCCGACACCGACACCGTTAACCGCTATTCGCGGCGTCTGGCCCGCGCCACTGGCCATCCGATCTCCGCCATCGGTGCCCCCAATTTTCTGGTGATCATCGCGTCAGAAGATGACCGTGCCGATGCGCTGGCCGATGCTGCCGGACGCGTACCGGGGATTTCGCTGTCTTCTCTGAACGCCCTGCGCAACCTGCGCCGAGATACATACTGCGCTGTCGCAGCTTATGCGGCAGGGCCTGACGCCAGCACCTATACCGCTGCCGTTGCCGTGATCCGCGCAGAAAACCCCGACCTTCTGCGACTGTCGTGTATTCATGAGGAACTGGCGCAAGGTTTGGGCCTTGCCAACGACAGCCCTGCCGCACGGCCTTCGATTTTCAATGACGACGATGAATTTGCATTGCTCACCACACACGACGAGTTGCTGCTTAAAATGCTTTACGACAAACGCCTGCGGGCCGGTATGCACGCCATTGAGGCTGCACCGATAACGCGCATCATCGCACGCGAAATGATAGCAGGGCCGCTCTAG
- a CDS encoding sulfotransferase domain-containing protein, translating to MDHRRCLKSHTPMDGLPLNDHAQYICVFRHPIDAHFSYRKHLRNMQMHFFNLWYPEEDTEGVTFRRFLDGGPEGFDGDAMPLAHILRHYSAALALADRPNVALFHYADMCRDLPGTFERVAALLGASYGADVMARLVEAAGFDHMKANAARYAPGGGTGFMKSDADFFDSGTSGKWRGGLSEDEIAKYNAVIEAHLGPEERAWLEFGTPQ from the coding sequence ATGGACCACCGGCGCTGCCTCAAGAGCCACACGCCAATGGACGGCCTGCCGCTGAACGATCATGCACAGTATATTTGTGTTTTCCGGCATCCGATCGATGCGCATTTTTCCTACCGCAAACATCTGCGCAACATGCAGATGCATTTTTTCAATCTCTGGTATCCGGAGGAGGACACGGAGGGCGTCACCTTCAGGCGCTTTCTGGACGGCGGGCCGGAGGGGTTTGACGGTGATGCCATGCCGCTGGCTCATATTCTGCGCCACTACAGCGCAGCGCTGGCACTGGCGGATCGCCCGAACGTTGCGCTGTTTCACTATGCGGATATGTGTCGTGATTTGCCGGGGACATTTGAGAGGGTGGCGGCACTTTTGGGGGCATCCTATGGGGCGGACGTGATGGCGCGTCTGGTAGAGGCGGCTGGCTTCGACCACATGAAAGCCAATGCGGCGCGTTATGCGCCAGGGGGCGGGACGGGGTTCATGAAATCCGACGCAGATTTCTTTGACAGTGGCACCAGTGGGAAATGGCGCGGTGGGCTGAGTGAGGATGAAATCGCCAAGTACAATGCCGTGATAGAAGCGCATCTTGGCCCCGAAGAACGGGCATGGCTGGAATTCGGGACGCCGCAATAG
- a CDS encoding SPFH domain-containing protein produces MGIFDFLSGEFIDVIHWTDDTRDTMVWRFEREGHAIKYGAKLTVREGQAAVFVHEGQLADVFTPGLYMLETNNMPILTTLQHWDHGFRSPFKSEIYYVNTTRFNDLKWGTKNPIIVRDPEFGPVRLRAFGTYSVKVSDPARFLTEIVGTDGEFTMDEISYQIRNIIVQEFSRTIARAQIPVLDMAANTRELSTLVGKEIAAQLAEYGLAMPELYIENISLPPAVEEVMDKRSSMGVIGNLNEYMQFQAAEALGRDGGGAAAIQAGLGAGLGMQIGQAAAATAGPWGARPAASTQAQMIPPLPPVEHVWHIATDGETSGPFSKAAMGRMAAEGKLGRDTFVWTPGQDGWQRAEDVQELAQLFTVLPPPPPGA; encoded by the coding sequence ATGGGCATTTTCGATTTCCTCTCCGGTGAATTCATCGACGTTATCCATTGGACGGATGACACCCGCGACACGATGGTCTGGCGGTTTGAGCGTGAGGGCCATGCCATCAAATACGGTGCCAAACTGACCGTACGCGAAGGGCAGGCAGCCGTCTTTGTGCATGAAGGCCAGCTGGCTGATGTCTTCACCCCAGGTCTCTACATGCTTGAGACCAATAACATGCCGATCCTCACGACGCTCCAGCACTGGGACCACGGCTTCCGGTCACCGTTCAAATCCGAGATCTATTACGTCAATACAACGCGCTTCAACGATCTGAAATGGGGTACCAAGAACCCTATTATCGTGCGTGACCCCGAATTCGGCCCGGTCCGCCTGCGCGCCTTTGGCACCTATTCCGTCAAGGTATCCGATCCTGCGCGGTTCCTGACAGAGATTGTCGGCACCGACGGCGAGTTTACGATGGACGAGATCAGCTACCAGATCCGTAACATCATCGTACAAGAGTTTTCCCGAACCATCGCCCGGGCACAAATACCGGTGCTCGACATGGCCGCAAACACCCGCGAGCTCAGCACACTTGTGGGCAAAGAAATCGCGGCGCAGCTTGCCGAATACGGTCTGGCAATGCCTGAGCTCTACATCGAGAATATCTCGCTGCCACCCGCGGTTGAGGAAGTCATGGATAAACGGTCTTCCATGGGCGTGATCGGAAACCTCAACGAATACATGCAGTTTCAGGCAGCCGAAGCTTTGGGCCGCGATGGTGGCGGAGCCGCTGCCATTCAGGCAGGGCTGGGTGCAGGTCTGGGTATGCAGATCGGTCAGGCTGCGGCTGCCACAGCAGGACCATGGGGCGCACGCCCTGCGGCCAGCACCCAAGCGCAGATGATACCTCCTCTCCCGCCGGTGGAGCACGTCTGGCATATCGCAACAGATGGCGAGACCTCAGGCCCCTTTTCCAAAGCCGCGATGGGCCGCATGGCCGCAGAAGGCAAACTAGGCCGTGACACCTTTGTCTGGACGCCCGGTCAGGACGGATGGCAGCGCGCCGAAGATGTTCAGGAACTGGCACAGCTCTTCACTGTACTGCCACCGCCCCCTCCCGGTGCCTAA
- the dtd gene encoding D-aminoacyl-tRNA deacylase, producing MRALLQRVTHGAVTVDGDKISEIDKGYMIFVCAMPDDSAQTAEALAQKVAKLRLFKDADGKMNLNILQAEGEALVVSQFTLAADTSRGTRPGFSYAAKPDIAEVLYQAFAQALSDCGVAVQTGKFGADMSVDITNDGPVTIWLDTDS from the coding sequence ATGAGAGCGCTGTTGCAAAGGGTCACGCACGGCGCAGTTACAGTCGACGGTGACAAAATATCCGAAATTGACAAAGGCTATATGATATTTGTCTGCGCCATGCCCGACGACAGCGCGCAAACAGCAGAGGCCCTTGCGCAAAAGGTCGCCAAGTTACGTCTGTTCAAGGATGCCGACGGAAAGATGAACCTCAACATTCTGCAGGCCGAAGGCGAGGCTCTGGTCGTCAGTCAGTTCACGCTGGCAGCCGATACCTCTCGCGGTACGCGACCGGGATTCTCTTATGCTGCCAAACCGGACATCGCCGAAGTGCTTTATCAAGCCTTTGCACAGGCTCTGTCGGATTGCGGTGTTGCCGTTCAGACCGGCAAGTTCGGTGCGGACATGTCCGTGGACATCACCAACGACGGGCCCGTCACCATCTGGCTTGATACTGACTCATGA
- a CDS encoding TFIIB-type zinc finger domain-containing protein: protein MSDTSHPDAYFDIDQPLVEHRFPCDTCGSDLRYAPGAAQLVCDHCGNTQPIEGSGFRFQPIAELDLRKGLRADLPAEQMEETRVTQCPNCAAQVEFDAGKHATECPFCATPVVVDTGTNRHIKPRAVLPFSLTEEVARDAMKDWLGSLWFAPNGLQNYARKGRRMDGIYVPYWTYDADTRSSYTGQRGTIYYVTKTVTVNGKRQQRQVAKVRWRSASGRVARFFDDVLVLASKSLPKKYTDALEPWDLSALEPYAPEYLAGFRAEAYAVSLEEGFGEARAHMDRVIERDVKFDIGGDRQRVHNIDTTLSNLTFKHVLLPVWLAAYKYRGKTYRFVVNGRTGRVQGERPFSAIKITIAVILGAIAAGIIGYFVALNQ from the coding sequence ATGTCTGACACATCGCACCCCGACGCCTATTTCGACATCGACCAGCCGCTGGTGGAGCATCGCTTTCCTTGCGACACTTGCGGCTCTGATCTGCGCTATGCGCCCGGTGCGGCGCAGCTCGTTTGCGATCATTGCGGCAATACTCAACCCATCGAGGGAAGCGGTTTCCGGTTTCAACCCATCGCAGAGCTGGATTTGCGCAAAGGCCTGCGCGCCGATTTGCCAGCCGAGCAGATGGAGGAAACCCGCGTCACGCAATGCCCCAATTGCGCCGCTCAGGTGGAGTTCGACGCAGGCAAGCACGCCACAGAATGCCCGTTTTGCGCAACCCCTGTGGTGGTGGACACCGGCACAAACCGCCACATCAAACCGCGGGCCGTCTTGCCCTTCTCCCTGACAGAAGAGGTCGCCCGCGATGCGATGAAAGACTGGCTTGGCTCTTTGTGGTTCGCCCCGAATGGATTGCAGAACTATGCCCGCAAGGGGCGGCGCATGGACGGCATCTACGTCCCCTACTGGACCTATGACGCCGATACCCGCTCAAGCTATACCGGTCAGCGTGGCACGATCTACTATGTCACGAAAACCGTGACGGTGAATGGCAAGCGCCAGCAACGGCAGGTCGCCAAAGTGCGGTGGCGCAGCGCATCTGGCCGCGTGGCGCGGTTCTTTGATGACGTGTTGGTGCTGGCGTCAAAGTCGCTCCCCAAGAAGTACACGGATGCCCTTGAGCCATGGGATCTTTCCGCGCTCGAACCCTATGCGCCCGAGTACCTCGCCGGTTTTCGCGCCGAAGCCTATGCTGTTTCGCTGGAAGAAGGTTTTGGAGAGGCCCGTGCCCATATGGACCGCGTGATCGAACGGGATGTAAAGTTTGATATCGGCGGGGACCGCCAGCGGGTTCACAACATTGACACAACGCTCAGTAACCTGACCTTCAAGCATGTTCTGCTGCCGGTCTGGCTCGCGGCTTACAAATACCGTGGCAAAACATATCGTTTCGTCGTGAACGGACGCACCGGTCGGGTGCAGGGCGAACGCCCCTTCTCGGCCATCAAAATCACCATCGCGGTGATCCTCGGCGCGATCGCCGCAGGCATCATCGGCTATTTCGTGGCACTGAACCAATGA